A region of the Gemmobacter fulvus genome:
TTCGTGGCACTGGCGCGGGTTTGGCGCTGGTGACGCGGCTGGTGGCCGATGCAAGGGCAGAGGGGTTCAAGATCATGCCGCTGTGCCCCTTTGTGAACGCACAGCGCAAGAAACACCCCGACTGGGCGGATGCTTTCGCCGTCTGAGCGGACCCGGACACCCTGCTCCAAAGCCGTGCCTCCGGGCGCGGCTTTTTCTTTGGCGGCTGTCAGCCGCCGCTCGCCAGAACCTTGAACACACAGGGGTCGGAGAACAGCTCGGGCGGGGTCAGGCACAGGCCCTGCGCCACCTGCCAGGCCGCCAGCACCTTGGGCACATAATCCCGCGTTTCGGGATAGGGCGGCACACCGGCATTCGCCTTAACCGCGCCCTCGCCCGCATTATAGGCCGCCAGAACCATCAGCGGATCGCGGTCAAAGTGCTTCATCAGCCAATCGAGATAGGCGACGCCGCCCTTGATGTTCTGTGCCGGGATCTTGGCATCGGCCACGCCGAAGCGTTCGGCCGTGGCGGGGATCAACTGCATCAGCCCCTGCGCCCCGGCGGAACTGACCGCATCGGCGCGGCCCGCACTTTCGATGCCGATCACCGCCAGCACCAGCGCCGGTGACACTTCGGTGCCGATGGTGGCCTTCAGGATCTCGGTGCCATAGCTGGTGGCAATATCCTGCATGTGCTGCATCCGGGGGGCACGCACCGCCGCCCCGCCCGGCCCCTGGCTGAGCGTGGCGAGTGCCAGCGGCAGACGCCCCTGAACCGCCCCCTGCGCCGTCGGCACCGCATCCCAGAACCAGCTATAGGTAGCGGGCACCTTCTCGACCGGCAGCAGCGGCGCGGCAGGTGTTTCGGCGCTTTCGGCTATGGCAGCGGATTGCGCCTCTTTCTCGCGGTCGACCTTGGGCGAGGCGGCCAGACGGCGCGCCTGTTCGGCGGGATCAATCTGCACGGTGATGCGCTTGGCGGTGCCCGCCCCCGGCGCTTTCACGCGGCGGAAGGTAAAATTGTCCGGCTCAGGCCCGGTCTGCGCCTGCGCCGCCAGCGCGCCGGACAGAATCAATCCGGCGACCATCATTCCTGCCCTGACCCGCATCTGCGGTTGCCTGCCCGTTTTTTTATGTTTCTACAGGCAGTTTCGCAAAAAAACGCGACTCGCGCCAGTAAACCTGCCGCCAAGCCGGAGCGGATCGTGGCAGTTTTGCCGCAATCCTGCCCCAGTCCGTAAGCAGGTGCCGCTCGCCCCCTGTTGCGCCCTGTGCAGCAATAAGAAATTACCGAACAAAAACAGCGTATTGAAAAATTATTCGACGTTTTATGCAGAATTCTGTGCCGGTCTTAATGCCTCCCAAATGCCGCCACCATCAGGGGGCTATATACACCCATGCCGCAACGAAAGCGGATCGGAACAGAGGCCGATCAGAAGCGCGGGGCGGTGAAACAGAGCAAAACCTAAAACAAGGGACTGACACCATGAAACTGCTGAACATCTTCAAATCCTTCAAAAACGACGAATCCGGCGCCGTGACCGTTGATTGGGTCGTGCTGACCGCTGCCATCGTTGGCCTGGGCATCATCGTCATCAACACCATCTCGCCCTCGATCGACTCGACCGCAGCCGTGATCGCAGCCGACCTGGACGAAGCCGCCGAACGGTAATCCAGACTGTCTGCTGACATCTGAGAAAACGTATGCTGCGGCTCTTCACGGGGCCGCAGCTTACTGCGTCAGGAACCACGGGTCGCATTGTGCCAGACAGAACCACCCCTTCGGCCCCGCCCCCTGCGGCCTGCCGATCCGGGCGGGGATGGCACGCGGCCTGACACAGTAAAAGGTGATCCGATGACACTCAGGCTACGATCCTTTCTTGCCGAAGAGGACGCGGCGGTCACGACCGACATGGTTGTGCTTGTCGCCGTCATCATTGCCATGACGCTGGGCGTGTTCGTCATCATCACCGAGATGATCTATACCGAGGCCGGAACGCGGATCGGTGATCTCATCATGGGATTGCTGGACTGATCGCCCGCCCCCCTTGCCATCGCCCCTTGCGGGCACAGACATGGATGTGACGAAGATGCGGACAGTATATCTGGGTGTTCTTGCGCTTGGCC
Encoded here:
- a CDS encoding Flp family type IVb pilin, translating into MKLLNIFKSFKNDESGAVTVDWVVLTAAIVGLGIIVINTISPSIDSTAAVIAADLDEAAER
- a CDS encoding GNAT family N-acetyltransferase, whose product is MTEFTIEREISGSKGRYVIRYAGAEAELTYSITSPTLVIADHTGVPDSFRGTGAGLALVTRLVADARAEGFKIMPLCPFVNAQRKKHPDWADAFAV
- a CDS encoding lytic transglycosylase domain-containing protein, with the translated sequence MRVRAGMMVAGLILSGALAAQAQTGPEPDNFTFRRVKAPGAGTAKRITVQIDPAEQARRLAASPKVDREKEAQSAAIAESAETPAAPLLPVEKVPATYSWFWDAVPTAQGAVQGRLPLALATLSQGPGGAAVRAPRMQHMQDIATSYGTEILKATIGTEVSPALVLAVIGIESAGRADAVSSAGAQGLMQLIPATAERFGVADAKIPAQNIKGGVAYLDWLMKHFDRDPLMVLAAYNAGEGAVKANAGVPPYPETRDYVPKVLAAWQVAQGLCLTPPELFSDPCVFKVLASGG